The Verrucomicrobiota bacterium DNA segment CTCGCCAACGGGTTACGGACGCTGATGCCAGTCTGGTTGATCCGGTGGTCCGCAGCGCATCCGATCCTGGTGATCGGCCTTGCTGCCGCGTTGGCACTCCTGGGACTTTGGACGGCGCCGCGTCAGCAACTGGATGCGATCCCGGATGCATCCGATACGCAGGTCATCCTGGCGGTCCGATGGGAACAACCACCCGACCTCGTCGAGGCCCAAGTAACCTACCCGCTCACCACGGCTCTGCTCGGAACGCCCAAGGTCACGTCCGTACGTGGTTTTACGGATGCAGGACTTGCGTTGATCTATGTGCTTTTCGAAGACGGTACCGATCTTTACTGGGCCAGAAGCAGGGTAGCCGAAATGCTTTCGAGGACCACGTCCGTTTTGCCCGCCGGTGCGCACGTGGAAATGGGGCCCGATGCGACCGGCGTCGGGTGGGTATTTCAATACGCACTCGTGGACAACACGGGAAAACAGTCCCTCGCCGAGCTGCGGGCGGTGCAGGATTGGACCCTGCGGTACGCGCTCCAGGCGACGCCGGGCGTGGCGGAAGTGGCCACGGTAGGAGGTTTCGAGAAGGAATACCAGGTCACGGTCCAACCCGGCGCGCTCGAGCAGTACCATCTGACCTTCAAGGCGGTCGTCGACGCGGTCCGCAATTCCACCATGGAAACCGGCGGCCAGCAGATCGAGCTTTCGGGCCGCAATTTTACCGTGCGCGGCCGCGGTTTGGCGCATACGGTGAACGACCTCGAGAACGCGGTCGTGTATGGGCAGAACGCGACGACCGATCTGACGGCGGGTATGGTGCCGGTACGATTGGGCGACATCGCGCAGATCGAACTAGTGCCGCGCAGCCGCCAAGGGCTCTGCGACCTGGATGGGAAAGGCGAGGTCGTCGGCGGCGTGGTGGTGATGCGGCAGGGCCAGAACGCCTTGGAAGTGATTCACAGGGTAAAGGAGCGGCTGCAGGCGCTGGCGCCATCGTTGCCTCCGGGGGTCCGGATCGTGACGACTTATGACCGCTCCGAGCTGATCCGGCGGTCCATCAAAACGCTCGAACGGGAACTGCTGCTTGCCGCGTGCGCGGTCAGCCTGGTGATCTGCATCTCGCTGCGGGACGCCATCCCGGCACTGGTGGCCGTGATGGTAATCCCGGCGACCCTGCTCATTTCGCTGCTGCCGATGCTCTGGTTCGGCCTGAACCTGAACATCATGTCTATCGGCGGCATCATCCTCTCCATCGGAGTTCTGGTGGACGGGGCGATCATTCAGGTAGAGAACGTTCACCGGAAACTTCAGACGGCGGGCGGCGGGCGAATCAAGGTCCTCCGTGCCCTCGAAGAGGTCACGCCGGCGATCTTTCTGTCGTTGCTGTCGATAACCGTGACGTTCTTCCCGATCTTTGCGCTTACCGGCCAGGAGGGACGGCTGTTTCAACCTCTTGCCGCGGCCAAAACGACGGTGATGGTGACGGCGGCGCTCATGACGCTCACGCTCGCGCCGGCGTTGCGCGTGCTCTTCTTTCACGGCAGCACCCGTCCGTCTCTCACGAAGGCCGGCCCGTCGTCACCGGCGGCGTTTCGGCCGAAGCTGTACGAACGCACGGTACGGCTGGCGTTGCGGTTTCCGGCCATTACCATCGCGGGTGCTGCTCTTTTGTTCGTCGCGACCGTCCCCGTTTATTTCCAACTGGGACGCGAGTTTATGCCGCCGTTGAATGAGGAAACGGTTTTGTACATGCCGACCATGCTTCCAGGCGTTTCGGCAACGCAGGCGCTCCAGGTACTGCAGCGGCAGGACGCGGTGCTGGCCTCTTTCCCGGAAGTGGTCCGGGTGTACGGCAAGGCCGGCCGCGCACAAACCGCCACCGACCCGGCGCCGCTGAGTATGATCGAGACCACGCTGGTTCTGAAGCCGCCAGAGCAGTGGCGTGAACGGCGCCGGTGGTATTCCGGATGGTCGCCGGAGTGGCTCAAAAGGTTGCTGTTCCGCAGGCTCGCGAGTGATCGGATCACGTACGACCAATTGGTTTCGGAGATGAACCGGGCGGTTACCCTGCCGGGAGTCATCAACTCGTGGACGATGCCGATTCGTGGACGCATCGACATGTTGACCAGCGGTGCGCGTACCCCGCTGGCCGTAAAGGTCTCGGGACCAGACCTGAAAACAGCCCAACAGATTGGTGAGCAGGTCGAGGCATGCCTGCAGCGCGTCGCGGGCACGCGTTCGGCGTTGGCCGAGAGGCCGGCAGAAGGTTACTTCATCGACATTCAGATCGACCGGGAACGGCTGGCGAACCGGCGGTTGCAAGTCGCCGATGTACAGGAAGTTGTCGCGGGTGCAATTGGCGGTGAACCGGCTGCGGAAATCTTCGAAGGCGGAGGTCGCTACCCGGTGACGGTGCGCTACCCGAAGCGTTTTCGGGACAACCTCGACGCGATCGGCCGGATCACGGTCGTCACCGAGGACGGGGAACGTGTCCCGCTGGAGGAGGTCGCTACGATCCGGCCGGTCCGCGACACGGGCACCATAAGGACGGAGGGCGGGATGCTCGCTGCCTATGTCTTCGTCGATTGTGACGCGGATGACATCGGGCACTATGTGGGCCGTGCGCAACAGGCGATTTCGCAGACGGTGAAGGTCCCGCCCGGCTATTTGCTCCAGTGGAGCGGCGAGTACGAGAACATGATGCGCGCCAGACAACGGCTCCAGGTCGTCGTTCCGGTGACCTTGCTTCTGCTGCTGGTGCTCCTGTACCTCAATACACAGTCCTGGATCAAGACGAGCATCGTTTTGCTGGCCGTGCCATTCTCGTTGGTCGGCGCCGTCTGGCTGCTTTATGCGCTCGGCTACAACCTTTCCGTGGCGACCTGGGTAGGAATGATCGCCCTGGTGGGACTGGACGCCGAGACCGGGGTGTTTATGCTCCTCTTTCTTGACCTCGCCTATGCGGAAGCCCGCCGGCAAGGTTCGCTGAGCCAGCCGCAGGGTTTGGCGGATGCCGTGGTGGACGGCGCAGCCAGGCGCCTGCGTCCGAAGCTAATGACTGTGGCGGCCGCCTTCATGGGCCTGTTACCGGCGATGCTTTCGACCGGTACCGGATCTGACGTCACCAAGCGGATTGTTGCCCCGATGATCGGCGGGCTCGCAGCGTCGTTCATTCTTGAACTGCTGGTTTACCCGCCGATCTATTTTCTCTGGCGCCGGCGGACGGATGGGCCTCACGCCACGGCGCAACGGGAAAAGAGCCCCATTGCGATGTAGCGGGAGCCGTTACCATCGCGGCGCAAGGTAGTCGTCATTGCAGCTGCATGATCGGGGCGACCGACGGCACACCCGTGGCGTTGACGATGAACAGCATGTACTCGCCGGGCGGCGCCAGTTTCGCGTCCGCAGGGGCCGTGATGGTCAAGCCGCCCGCGGCGGGTTGAAACGTCACGGGCACGTAGCGGGTGTTTTGATCGAAAAA contains these protein-coding regions:
- a CDS encoding efflux RND transporter permease subunit; protein product: MPVWLIRWSAAHPILVIGLAAALALLGLWTAPRQQLDAIPDASDTQVILAVRWEQPPDLVEAQVTYPLTTALLGTPKVTSVRGFTDAGLALIYVLFEDGTDLYWARSRVAEMLSRTTSVLPAGAHVEMGPDATGVGWVFQYALVDNTGKQSLAELRAVQDWTLRYALQATPGVAEVATVGGFEKEYQVTVQPGALEQYHLTFKAVVDAVRNSTMETGGQQIELSGRNFTVRGRGLAHTVNDLENAVVYGQNATTDLTAGMVPVRLGDIAQIELVPRSRQGLCDLDGKGEVVGGVVVMRQGQNALEVIHRVKERLQALAPSLPPGVRIVTTYDRSELIRRSIKTLERELLLAACAVSLVICISLRDAIPALVAVMVIPATLLISLLPMLWFGLNLNIMSIGGIILSIGVLVDGAIIQVENVHRKLQTAGGGRIKVLRALEEVTPAIFLSLLSITVTFFPIFALTGQEGRLFQPLAAAKTTVMVTAALMTLTLAPALRVLFFHGSTRPSLTKAGPSSPAAFRPKLYERTVRLALRFPAITIAGAALLFVATVPVYFQLGREFMPPLNEETVLYMPTMLPGVSATQALQVLQRQDAVLASFPEVVRVYGKAGRAQTATDPAPLSMIETTLVLKPPEQWRERRRWYSGWSPEWLKRLLFRRLASDRITYDQLVSEMNRAVTLPGVINSWTMPIRGRIDMLTSGARTPLAVKVSGPDLKTAQQIGEQVEACLQRVAGTRSALAERPAEGYFIDIQIDRERLANRRLQVADVQEVVAGAIGGEPAAEIFEGGGRYPVTVRYPKRFRDNLDAIGRITVVTEDGERVPLEEVATIRPVRDTGTIRTEGGMLAAYVFVDCDADDIGHYVGRAQQAISQTVKVPPGYLLQWSGEYENMMRARQRLQVVVPVTLLLLLVLLYLNTQSWIKTSIVLLAVPFSLVGAVWLLYALGYNLSVATWVGMIALVGLDAETGVFMLLFLDLAYAEARRQGSLSQPQGLADAVVDGAARRLRPKLMTVAAAFMGLLPAMLSTGTGSDVTKRIVAPMIGGLAASFILELLVYPPIYFLWRRRTDGPHATAQREKSPIAM